From Planctomycetota bacterium:
GAGCGGCGCCAGCCTCGGCCGCGTTTGAGATAGGGCGAAAGGAACCACCAGATGGCCAAAGGAAGCAAAGAACAACGCCCGCAGAAGGTGACTGCCCTCAAGACCGAGGAGCGGCCCAACACCGACGTTCCGCCGGTGCGTCTGCAGAAGCATTACCGCGACGCCGTCGTGCCGAAGCTCAAGGAGCAGTTCGGCTACTCGAACCTGCATGCGATTCCCAAGCTCGAGAAAATCGTCATCTCGATGGGCCTGGGCAAGGCGATGGTTGCCGGCGACAAGATCCGCATGGAACTCGCCGAGAAAGAGCTGACGCAGATCGCTGGTCAGAAGCCCGTCCGCACCAAGGCCAAGAAGTCGGTCGCCGGCTTCAAGGTTCGCGAAGGTCTGGAGACCGGCCTGATGGTCACGCTCCGCGGGGCCCGCATGTACGAGTTCTTAGATCGCCTGATCCACCTCGCGATCCCGCGCGTCAAGGACTTCCGCGGCCTGTCGCCCAAGAGCTTCGACAAGCAGGGCAACTACAACTTCGGCCTGAACGAGCAGGTCGTCTTCCCCGAGATCGACTCGGCGTCGGCGACCTACCAGCAGGGCATGAACGTCACCATCGCCACGACCGCCGCCACGCCCGACGAGGGCCGGGCGCTGCTCAACGGCTTCGACTTCCCCTTCCGCAAAGAAGACCAGGCCGCCTGATCGCGGCTGATTCCACCGAACCCTACCACATGGCCACCACCGCCTGGATCGTCAAGCAGAAGAAGCGCGACGCACTGCGTCAGAAGCACTGGGAGAAGCGTCAGCAGCTCAAGGCCGAGGGCGACTACGCCGGGCTGGCCCGCCTGCCGCGCGACTCGTCGCCCGTGCGTGGCCACAAGCGTTGCGCCCTGACCGGCCGCTCGCGTGGCTACATGGGCAAGTTCAACATCTGCCGTCACCAGTTCCGCGACCTCGCCCTCAAGGGCATGATTCCCGGCGTCCGCAAGAGCAGCTGGTAATGCCGCTCGCAGCTATCAGGTTACTCGCTTACAGCTCCTTTCGAAGACACGCACTATGAGCATGCAGGACCCCATCGCGGACATGCTGACCCGCATCCGCAACGGCAACCGAGTCGGCCGCAAGTCGGTTCTCGTCAAGGCGAGCAAGGTCTGCCGTGGCATCGCGGGCGTTCTCAAGGACGAGGGCTTCATCGAAGGCTTCGACGACGTCCCGGACGCGCCCGGCACCGGCCACCAGGGCATGATCCGCGTCCACCTCAAGTACACGCTCGGCGGCGACAAGGCGATCCAGGAGATCCGTCGCTACTCCAAGCCCGGCCGACGCGTCTATCGCGGCGTTGCCGACATGCCCCGCGTCCTGGACGGCCTGGGCATCAACGTCGTCTCCACCAGCCGCGGCGTCATGAGCGACCGCAAGTGCCGCGACGAAAACGTCGGCGGCGAGCTCTTGTGCCAGGTCGCCTGAATTCACCCACCTCGAAGCCGCCGCTTCTTGCGGCGTGAGCCTCAAAGGAAACTGCCATGTCCCGTCTCGGAAAGAAACCCGTCGCGATCGCCAAGGGTGCCAAGGTCAGCGTC
This genomic window contains:
- the rplE gene encoding 50S ribosomal protein L5; protein product: MAKGSKEQRPQKVTALKTEERPNTDVPPVRLQKHYRDAVVPKLKEQFGYSNLHAIPKLEKIVISMGLGKAMVAGDKIRMELAEKELTQIAGQKPVRTKAKKSVAGFKVREGLETGLMVTLRGARMYEFLDRLIHLAIPRVKDFRGLSPKSFDKQGNYNFGLNEQVVFPEIDSASATYQQGMNVTIATTAATPDEGRALLNGFDFPFRKEDQAA
- the rpsN gene encoding 30S ribosomal protein S14; this encodes MATTAWIVKQKKRDALRQKHWEKRQQLKAEGDYAGLARLPRDSSPVRGHKRCALTGRSRGYMGKFNICRHQFRDLALKGMIPGVRKSSW
- the rpsH gene encoding 30S ribosomal protein S8; protein product: MSMQDPIADMLTRIRNGNRVGRKSVLVKASKVCRGIAGVLKDEGFIEGFDDVPDAPGTGHQGMIRVHLKYTLGGDKAIQEIRRYSKPGRRVYRGVADMPRVLDGLGINVVSTSRGVMSDRKCRDENVGGELLCQVA